Part of the Denticeps clupeoides chromosome 3, fDenClu1.1, whole genome shotgun sequence genome, CCTTTGCCCTTCCGGGTCAAACACCTACCTTTATACCTGAATACCTgcatgcgccaccctgtgttccacctaGAATATTACAACCTTTATCTGTGCAATGTTTGGCGGCTACACCGTTCTTGTCCTAAACGACTCACGATTCGCTTTTACGTCTGATCTTGTTATAAGAGGCTCACATTTAACCGTGATCTCACTCACAGGACTGTGACCCGTTTCTTGTCACACGTCAGAGTACTCTACTAAACAACACAATTAGGAAAGTGACACCCCTTTACTtggatcaattcagttgactacagaataaagcaattTTGCTTTATAAAGCAGATTCtaaagttttaattaaatgtttgaggtggtgtggaaggaaaatttagtaggcccagacactccacgaaatttagtaggccagactctccacgcgtttcacctttggtcatggaacagtcagaagacaactgtgtatcttaggtctgaccttgttgatgcaaaagtttgacgcaaaaactagacataaactgataaaagaaaggttctgtgacgttgatgggcgccactgtccaaagtggtgcgagcttgcttttcgaccttgtacaccccagatgtataaatgcttgtgaactgtaatcaagcggggggatgttctcttgtgggtccccccgtgcgcggtaaaataaacttggataatcaattcagttgacttcctttattgcagctccccagacggcagaatttccaccacaattggcgtcacgaacaggatccgcgtgaatccgccaggacatgaccggagtggctggtcaccctgggtcaccaagatccatctccaaaacctcgtcttagagtttcggagtgactgggactgtggtcagtgtccttggccgattccgccaggatttttctcttttctgtcgtctggggacgcgaacacggtgagctaaaatattccacttctcaaacatttaatgaaaactgcagaatttagaagattaataaatccaaaatcaaattgataaggggaattgcatatttgctttattctgtagtcaactgagttgatccaactaagcgagtgtcactttttattttgtttaatagaggttatagtcctctgagtaaaacgatcttggagatcgagtgtgaaataagtgtgagccttctttacaagataaaaaaaataaaataaaaaatcattcaatcattaagtaatatttcaatcagtgtgagtaataaggcaagagcacaaagggAAAACGTGAAACGGGAAGAATTGTGAGCCATTAGTTATCTGTGAGCTCTCTTAGCAAGAGCAGTTGTTTTCGTTGGACTGTGAATTCCCCGggcaaactcgagaaagctgtgtgcgtaaaaaatgggaaataaaagtgggaaaagtgacactcctattagtcccgaaactaagttaatgatacagatgaaacagaaatatggtgatgatgtgtgtaatcatctggtggactggcatgaaaattacggttttcctgcgggtgggtctcttagtcaaactcagctaaaaaagctgaaggaggggctaGAGGGTAGCAGGCgaaaaatactgcagtcaagtaaaagtaaagtaattcagaaaatgcttataatggaagactgttttaaaatatgggaagcagagggcGACCGAAGAGACAAGCCAAACACCCAGAACGCTCTGACTGCgctgactgtgggaaagaaaacaaaaggggagaccacgctgaaccttgataccaaaaaaaaattctctgatactgcacctgcctcgttgtatccgtcattacagggcacacgggtcgacctgagtttgaactccacccctccgccctacccccaacagcaacccccactggaacagcagcaactcccgctggagaaaccgttacaagaacagcagaaaccaccacagcatgatggcgtcactgcttcaacttcagagaaaaaaaccaccaccagagcagccgccccatattctccacccaagacccggtctgccaccacatcttctgaaccatcaggaccctcaactgcaaCTCTCCCCATGATTCAAGTCGCTGGGACAGGAGGTAATCCTGCGTTTGTATACAGGCCATGGACAAcagaagatcttctgaactcttctaagcacctcccaaatgcagatcgagggggtgcggccctgtccagagccgtgaacgatttcatcagagaattcacaccgacatccaccgaaatggcccgagtcctgctaaggcacatgacccctgcgcagtatggtcagctacgtgaacatttcactacccATCATCAGCCCTGCACCCCTGGTTGGGCAACTGCTGATCAAAATGACATTGGTGCAGTGCGGGGAGATGCAGACTACAGATACTGGGCTGAAGGACTTGTGACCACGATCGCTGGCAACTTTCCtactgcctgtgacctttctaaaatcagcacgtgtgctcagcagcctttggagtcagcagaagatttcttgattcgactccaagttgtgtttgatgaccacagcggccttgctcgcccccatgattaccctggacaaggtatgacaccctacgaagcgctcctgaaaaataccttcattgatggccttctcccccccctcagtgaagcaacaaagacttcctgcatcatgtgggcagatgcttcagtgcgtctcgctgaagttctgcgccatgcgcgccacgcccaggccagacaggcggaagcgaggatcaaagaagacaacaaaaacaaagattcaacccACAGGGCACAACTGGCTCTGTTGCGgcatgctgctgccaactccacttcatatcgcagaccggatgtgtgcttcaggtgtaagcaaaggggacactgggcacgagattgcaccaaaagatggagaggacagtggagaccacGAAGCGAGGAACAATCGGACGTGTGCTTCAACTGTGGCCAAAGCGGACATTGGTTACAAGAATGTcccaatgaagaaagaggatggagcagaggaCGTGGTGTTCCCTATGGCGAGagacgtggacacagaggagaacacacccatcatgaacaatcccaaacagcctgactggtgaagcggggcggagctccaaacgaaggcgcggctgcagccctgaaggaggctccaaccaaggtcatgcacacccacacagacacactcacacacattccaacaaaggtCCTGGGGACAGTGAAGTGGTTCAACGTTCGCAACGGCTACggtttcatcaacaggaatgacacaaaagaagacgtttttgtacaccagactgccataaagaaaaacaacccaagaaaatacctccgcagtgttggggacggtgagactgtggagtttgatgtcgttgaaggggagaagggtgccGAGGCGGCCAATGTCACCGGCCCAGGGGGGGTCCCAGTCCAGGGCAGCAAATACGCCGCTGACTGGAACCGCTACAGGCGGTACCCACGCCGGAGGAGACCCCCACGCAACTACCAGGATAAGTACCAGAGCGAGGGgcgggagaagagagagagccaggaaatTGGTCCTGAGGGGGTCGCACAGCCACAGAAACGGAGAACTTTGTTCCCTGGCAGGCGGCGCTATCCACctgaataaacactgatttaccATCGCTACCATCGTCCGGTAAagtcaacaagaagaaacatcaaagatctgagcaataagaaacagatttgacttgacaatcgtctaagcttgcaacatgcatttgaccagattaccaccaattgcctgcagaatctatgcagacttgttcttttccattatttttaggtgacagttaaacattttggggaaacggcagatggctttctaaatcggtcttaagtttttacaccaaatggtttttaaagggaaaaataatttgatatttggtctgttttgaaaaaaaaaaaaaaaaaaaaacttggccacAGGAATAACTTGTTGTTACTTGCAGAAGCTACTGGTGACATTGCAAAATCTGATTGCATTGTATGTTTAGGACCTCGCCCATTGTTGAAGATTGTCCCCACTCCAGCCGAACTGAATTACCTGTCTTATCCAacttatgactcaagataaccttgatcctttttgctctttttgggatttcctttttcctgtaggatcaaaagccgatgtcttgtttttgatgCTGAAGTAGCTCGTAAcaattttacttgttttgttaACCCTTCCCCTGGTAATACTGTTggtactgtgaatgtttcatattgtgcatccatccacAACCTGTCTGATTCCCCGAAAGATGATcgttctgacatctggtggtggtAAAACACTACGCTCCACTTTACCTGAGAACTGGTCGGGTGTCTGCACTCCTTCTACTCTTATCCTACCTGTGACTATTTTGCCCGTAACCGCATCGGAAGTTCCAGTCTCTTTTTCCAATGTTCACTCCCGTTTAGCTAGgagatcattgttttcttttgattccccTGACACAACTTACATTGATGCCATAGGTATTCCCAGAGGTGTGCCCGACGAATACATATTAGTTAATCAaatagctgcaggctttgaataaatttttattttgaataactcctaacaaaaatgttgacagaatcaattacattcattacaaggtgcagcgcttatcaaacttcactagagatggatttgagactgtacatggacaatttaaagccacctcacttatggccttccagaaccacattgctgttgatatgttattagacccctagaaaaaattatgtaactCTTGTTCATAGTGGTCAATCATGCTTTGAATCAAGCTACTCCTCGGAtgagacagatgcagacacataatacactatatattgattgatatacttgttgttgattttcattttaaatagtttgttttttttaattatttagttttgagtttatatttttatacaactgcctgtgatgagttaccttaaacccttgatggagtggtatactttgatgtttctggttgtatattaagttactttgtaattttgcattaatttgctgcgtactttttaatcatttttataatcattttttattctttaaaataaaataaacttggataatcaattcagttgacttcctttattgcagctccccagacggcagaatttccaccacagtggacaaaaaaaaagacgaggttttggagatggatcttggtgatCCAGGGTGATCAGCCCCTCCGGTCAGGTCCTGGCGGGTTCACGCGGATCCTGTTTGTGATGCCGAttgtggtgggaattttcccatctggggagctgcaataaaggaagtcaactaaattgattatccaagtttattttaccgtgGCCATGGGGGGACTCGCAAGAAgaagggcagccatgacaggcactcggggagcagtgtgtgggaatggtgctttgttcagtggcaccttggcagttccgAATTTaacgggattcaaaccggcaaccctccgattatgagtccacttccttacaagctaggtgtggtggtgctggagatgctgttcccgatccagACAGACCGAGGTCTTTCAgccaggaagtccaagatccagctacagagggaggtgttcaggtccagcaggctcagcttctcgaccaggcgCTGAGGaacgatggtgttgaatgctatGAACTGTCTATGAAAAGCATTCATGCGtctgtgtccttattgtccaggtgggtgagggtcaggtgcagggtggtggcgatggcatcgGGAGGcattgagacacgacactgaagacttcttcggcacgggcacgatggtggtggcaTTGAGACACGCTGGATCAACagcggtgctcagtgagatgttgaagatgtctgtgagaacatctgccagctggtctgcacattctctgagcatcttccagggatgttgtctgatCCAGCAGAGTTTTCCTCATGTCCaccgtggttagacacagcacctgctcactgggaggagggttggatCTCCTCACAGTCACGTTGTTCTGTGTGCCGAGTTTGTGATGACCTGGATGTCCTGCCACATGCGTCCTGTGTCTTttctgtcctggaagtggctgtggattttctttgctgctctaatggctcaagacagtttggccctcgaggatcttagggccaccttaGATCCTCTCGTAATCTCAAGCTTTGAGCAGATCACGTACCTCTACAGTCATCTGCAGACACTTCATGCACTGATCTTAGATCAGACAGATAAAATAGCTATTCAGCGTGAGAAATGAGAAGCATGAGGTGAGACGCTGTGAAGACAGTCAGATGCGTGTTTAAATGACGTGAACCACAGGACCTTCAGAATGAACCAGACCTTCTGCTGAGTATAATTTCCTGTTTTGTACCTTTTTCCTGAACGACAGCATCTCCAGCTTCCTCCACAACATCCCCTGATACTGAATAGAAATCTGGtggtatttatttctgtctgtatCTGTAGGACTGTGTCCTGGTTGGGCGCTGACAATGGAGCCCTGATCCATCACAGGTGAGACCAATATGGCCGGACTGACCAGGGCTCCATAAAAGTGGGAAAGAACCACAGAACCTGGTCTCTTTgaggtcttctgtttctggcaAGGGCCGCACACCATTTAgtttattccttttctgttcttcttgGCCCTCGTACcacttttgtgttgtgaaataaaTCTTTTTGTCGTTTAAATCCAGATTGTAGTTTAAACAGATCACGCTAAGATGACTTTCAGGGCCTGGCAATGCATTTTATATCAGCATTttccacctaaaaaaaaaatctgagggtGGTGCTAGATCCACAATGGACCCAAATTCTAGCAAGAAGAACAGAACAAAGACGACATCAACTTAATAGAGGACAACCGATAAAATGGACCACATGAAATTGTTGTACAATAAGCAAATAAGCAAAAGTCTTTTGTTAGAGTTGGTTACAACGTGCCCCGTGACCCCACCCAGATGACCCCTCCAACTGGCAGGACTCATCACTAACAGAGAGTCTCATCCATCCAAATTCAGCACCGGTGTTGTGGATTTGTGGTGTCGACCACATGGGAATCGTGGGTCATGGCGCCACACAGCACGCCTCTTCTCAGCCACAACCTGGACGTCACCACCACCCTCACAGAAAGATAAAATTGTAGTTTTTATTTCCAGGTAATAAAGGTGAAGTTGCTGGAGGACTCGCTACTGCCCTCTTGCTGCTTTCTGTTTTAATATTCAGAGGGATGAAGCACAAAATAATGAAGAATGGAGGTAAGAAAcggtggtagtcgcctagtgggtaacacattcgcctatgaaccagaagacccaggttcaaatcccacttactaccattgtgtccctgagcaagacacttaaccctgagtgtctccaggggggactgtacctgtaactactgattttaagtcgctctggataagggcatctttgtgtgtttagtgagtttttgtttctgtcgtcTCCCACTGAAACACTCACTTCTGTTTACATGCAGAATTGATCTACTGTGGACACGTCTGCACTGGCATGACATGATCCATCTGCCCACCCTGATCACTGGATCTCCCTGTATGATGACTGGATCTCCCTGTAGGTGGTGTGATGCATGTGTTTTAGGGGAATTACATCCCCTGTAAAAAGGAACAGCAGCCTCTAGAGGGCGACATTGATCAGTCTTATGCCTTGTCCCCATCCTACCTGCACATGTTATGAgcacatcagtgtgtgtgtgtgtagatgtgtacGTCATATGTACGTCCTGCATaccttggtgacagtggtggtccagcagactcataatcagaaggtttcggGCTCAAATACCAAACTgacaaagtgccactgaggtccccttgatgaaggtcctgtccccacacactgctccccaagcgcctgtcatagtgcccactgctcaccaagggtgatggttaaatacagaggacacgttttgttgtttcaccgtgtgctgtgctgcagtgtttcagaatgacaatcacttcactctcacttcacTCCACATGCTGGAGCTCCGACCAACAACTTTCTCTCCAGCAACATTCTACTGGGGAGACCCTCCACTTTCCAGCTCAAACAGGTTTGAAGGggtttaatttcctctgaattatgtgaataaaaatgagaagttgCAGAACCATCAACTTGCCAGATATGGGAGTTActtgaatttaaatgaagtaaaaccACAGGGCCGTCAGAATAAACCAGCGTCTTCCGCATTTATTCTAGATGGTTTTAAAGCAGCTAAGAAGTCAGACAGCTGAGGAAtttctcattttaattattattcacgGCGGCAATGAAGATAAAATCGGCTGCTTCTCCATCTGTGATCTTTACTGCTGCACTTATTACACTCATCATCCAAGGTACTTTTATTctcttcatatttatttattctacttTAAATAAAGAACCAGCTCCAGAAAACATTGTTTCTTTATAGTGTCCTTCTCTCTTATTGTAAATGTTAGTTTCAGGTGGTGTTGGTCAGACGTGGGGTGTAGAGTACAGACCTACATCTATCTGTGCTTTAGAGggaacatcagctgtgatgtCCTGCAACTACACTTACCCCTCTGGACCTGAAGTGAAGGAAGCGTTTTGGACTGAACACCAGGATGGACAGAAAGACTATATTGATCTCTCTAAGAATCCAAACTACAAAGACCGAGTTCATGCAGACTGTGGAAATAAAACAAGTTGGTGCTTCCTCAACATAACAAGGCTGAATAAAAGTGATGCGCATGAGTACAACTGCAgaattataataaatgaaaataaagaaaaatgggCCGGTCGACCAGGAATCATGTTGTCAGTAACAGGTACAGTGAACAAATTGCATCAGTTCATCTTTTGCATTAATGCTTTTTTCTTGAATACCAACATAAGAAACATTGTGATGCAGCTTCATTACCACCCAGTGCTGCTCAACACACAGACTTATCAGCACATGACAGACaataactgtattttttattctgattaaaTTCTTAGATCTGCAGGTGGAAATTGTTGGTGCagcaacagaaggaaatgatgtAAGACTTGTGTGTAAAACCTCCTGCAATCTGAGTAGCATCCCTACATACTCATGGAAGAAGAACGGAGAACCTTTAGAGAAGGAACCCACCAAGAACAATGAACTGCAGCTCCACCCAGTCAGCAGGGAGGATGGGGGCAGATACTCCTGTGCTGTTAAAGGCCATGAGGACCTGTCTTCTGCTGAAGTGGAGCTCGATGTTAGATGTCTGTAGGACTTCCATCTTCAAAAAACATCACTGtatgtgtttcatatgtggagcgaacattaaaatgaataagtTTAATTTTTCAGATTCTCCCAAGAACCCCACAGTACTGGGTGCTCCACCTGCTGAGAtacctgaaggaggttcagtgactctgagctgcagcagtgaTGCCAACCCTCCAGTGCAGAACTACACCTGGTTTAAGGAGAACGTAACATCTCCAGTAGCAGCAGGACAGAACTTCACCATCACTAACTTCACCTCTGCTCAGGTTGGACTGTATTCCTGCCAGGCAAGGAATGAAGTCGGAGTCCAGAACTCTACTGCTGTTCTTCTCACATTTAAAGGTACCAGTTCAGATGGGATTGGATCcggatttttttgtttctttttctctttttagcTCCTGCTATTACTGCACCATTTCCAGTTGTGGTTTAAGTCTGGTCCTGGACCATaagatcatttaaatgtaaaagatcTTATTGTAGTCTGGTCTAGTCCACTGAGTGAAGTGATCAGTATATGACTGTACATGTTCTAAGACGAGATCATGATAATGAGGAGGGATGGCATGAGTCCTGCTGCTGTAGGCCAGGAGGGTCTCCTTCAGTC contains:
- the LOC114785472 gene encoding B-cell receptor CD22-like is translated as MKIKSAASPSVIFTAALITLIIQVSGGVGQTWGVEYRPTSICALEGTSAVMSCNYTYPSGPEVKEAFWTEHQDGQKDYIDLSKNPNYKDRVHADCGNKTSWCFLNITRLNKSDAHEYNCRIIINENKEKWAGRPGIMLSVTDLQVEIVGAATEGNDVRLVCKTSCNLSSIPTYSWKKNGEPLEKEPTKNNELQLHPVSREDGGRYSCAVKGHEDLSSAEVELDVRYSPKNPTVLGAPPAEIPEGGSVTLSCSSDANPPVQNYTWFKENVTSPVAAGQNFTITNFTSAQVGLYSCQARNEVGVQNSTAVLLTFKAHKPASPTSPTWILYAVITVAAAVGLSCLITVCFLWYRKEKKDDTEP